AAATAAGCTCTTGAAGCAGCAGAGCATTTCTGTCCCTGATACTCATATGCTCCACGCACCATGGCTGTGGCAACTTCTTGTGCACCTGCAGTTTCATGAACAAATATGAAATCCTTCCCTCCTGTTTCTCCAACTAATTTGGGGTATGATTTATAAACAGAAAGGTTATCGCCCACAGTTTTCCATAAATGATTAAATGTATTATTCGAACCTGTAAAATGAATACCAGCTAAGTCTTTATCTGCTAAAACTTTATTACCAATCAAAGCGCCAGAACCTGGAATGAAATTGATAACCCCATCAGGTAAGCCAGCTTCTTTAAATATTTTCATTAAATAATAATTTGACAAAAGTGCTGTGGTAGCAGGCTTCCAAACGATGGTATTACCCATTAATGCAGGTGCAAGACTCAAGTTTGCGGATATCGAAGTGAAATTAAATGGACTCACTGCAAATACGAATCCTTCAAGCGGTCGATATTCAATACGGTTTATGATTCCTGCACTGGAAATGGGTTGATCGTGGTAAATTTCCGATATGTAATGGGCATTAAAACGTAAAAAATCAATGGTTTCATCAGCAGCATCAATTTCTGCCTGGAAAGCATTTTTACTTTGCCCTAACATTGTTGAGGCATTAATTACATGCCTATATTTTTTTGAAATCAAATCAGCTACTTTCAACGTAATTGATACTCTTTCAATCCAGGAAAGTCCTTCCCATGCCTTATGTGCTTTCATCGAAGCATCAATTGCCATTTGAACCTCTTTTTCTCCTGCTTTATGGTAAGTGGCTAAAATATGCTTATGATTGTGTGGCATAACAACTTTTCCCGTATTGCCGGTTCTAATTTCTTTTCCTCCTATTATTAAAGGAATATCTATTACTTCAGAACTCATGCGTTCCATTTCAGCAATTAAGAGTTTCCTTTCTTTGGTTCCAGCTCTATAGCTAAGAATAGGTTCGTTCTCTGGGCGTTCAAAATTAAAATTTGCGTTATTCATATCGTTATTCCTTCTTTATTTAGAATTATTCCAATTTTGTTATCAAAAAGAATACCACTATCTGTTTACACGAAATACATTTTAAACATTTATTATAAAGAGCATTTTATCCTTTCAAAACTATAAAATATTTTAAAGAATATCAATGCGTTATGTATATTTTCGCATATCCAAAAGAGAATAGATGGAGCCAAACAAAAAAGGGAAAGATTTTAAGAAGAGCAGGCAGAATATGCTTTTGCGCTATAAAATCTGGTTGAGTAGTGTTAGTGGAGATGGAATTATCAATGAAACCCAATGGGAACTTCTCAAAGCAATTGACCAGACCTCTTCACTCAAAACAGCAGTTGAAATAGTTGGTATTAGTTACCGTAAAGCATGGGGCGATTTAAAACATACTGAGGCCTCTTTAGGTTATCCGCTGACTGAAAAGTTCAGAGGCGGTAAAAATGGGGGCAAAACAATACTAACTGAAAAGGCTCAAAAATTATTAGAAGCCTATAGCGCCATGCAAATCCAGTTTGACGAATCGGTTGAAAAAGCATTTAAAGAATTTCAGAAGAAATTATCAAATTGATCTTCAACCTATTACTCCTCTACACTCAATGAGTCAATCTTCAATTCGACTTATTTAAGTT
This region of Bacteroidota bacterium genomic DNA includes:
- the pruA gene encoding L-glutamate gamma-semialdehyde dehydrogenase, translating into MNNANFNFERPENEPILSYRAGTKERKLLIAEMERMSSEVIDIPLIIGGKEIRTGNTGKVVMPHNHKHILATYHKAGEKEVQMAIDASMKAHKAWEGLSWIERVSITLKVADLISKKYRHVINASTMLGQSKNAFQAEIDAADETIDFLRFNAHYISEIYHDQPISSAGIINRIEYRPLEGFVFAVSPFNFTSISANLSLAPALMGNTIVWKPATTALLSNYYLMKIFKEAGLPDGVINFIPGSGALIGNKVLADKDLAGIHFTGSNNTFNHLWKTVGDNLSVYKSYPKLVGETGGKDFIFVHETAGAQEVATAMVRGAYEYQGQKCSAASRAYLPESLWPSVKASMADMIGEIRLGDVTEFGNFMNAVIDENSFDNIMSYIDHAKKASDAEVIFGGHGDKSVGYFIEPTVILTSNPQYKSMEEEIFGPVLTIYIYKDKDFEKTLDICDQTSPYALTGSIFSNDRAAMTKACNTLKYAAGNFYYNDKPTGAVVGQQPFGGSRASGTNDKAGSYLNLLRWTTPRTIKETLIPPTDFKYPFMSEGKCGDQKV
- a CDS encoding LysR family transcriptional regulator, which encodes MEPNKKGKDFKKSRQNMLLRYKIWLSSVSGDGIINETQWELLKAIDQTSSLKTAVEIVGISYRKAWGDLKHTEASLGYPLTEKFRGGKNGGKTILTEKAQKLLEAYSAMQIQFDESVEKAFKEFQKKLSN